A part of Melittangium boletus DSM 14713 genomic DNA contains:
- a CDS encoding DEAD/DEAH box helicase, with amino-acid sequence MVTTESPRAPLAALLPERSQGPLDSDEILSRFVGWVESTGLALYPAQEEAILELLGGKHLFLKTPTGSGKSLVAMALHFKAMAEGKVSFYTCPIKALVNEKFFALCEAFGAENVGLLTGDAAINREAPIICCTAEILANLGLRDAMLRADYVVMDEFHYYADRERGIAWQIPLITLPGTTFLMMSATLGDTHVIEEKLQEFTGREVVSVRSAVRPVPLDFEYRETPLHETIQDLIRQRKAPIYLVNFSQRAAAEQAQNLMSVDFSTKEEKEAIRLALQEAPFDTPYGKEFQRFLRHGIGMHHAGLLPKYRLLVERLAQTGLLKVISGTDTLGVGVNIPIRTVLFTQLFKFNGEKLATLSVRDFQQIAGRAGRKGFDTQGSVVAQAPEHVIENVKIAQKEAKGGKRLPRKPPPQKGFVNYDKNTFERLQTGLPEALESRFEVTHGFLLNLLQSEMVGGAEGYQRLVRLIDRSHGSDYIKKRNLKEAAACFRTLRNAGLVLVQKGEGGGGASVAVAPGLQRDFSLNQTLSLYLLDTLNKLDHESETYALDVVTLAESILENPEVVLYAQLHELKGEKIAEMKARGMEYDERMAELDKLEWPKPNRDFIYTTFNAFADKHPWVGAENIRPKSILRDMYERYMTFHDYIREYGLQRSEGVLMRYLGDCYKALTQTIPERYRNDELKDIIEWLRAMIRHVDQSLLDEWERLKSPGEALMPRPEAPAERRPQDLTDDPRAFAAHVRNELYRLVRMLGLRRWADAVSLLRLDAGGEAWTAAKLEAAMAPYFEEHGSVVLTPQARRPAYTLLKETGPRQWDAQQRLLDPEGHGDWMLDCAIDLTERKVDDGPLLILRRIGT; translated from the coding sequence CGCTGGTGGCCATGGCGCTGCACTTCAAGGCCATGGCCGAGGGCAAGGTGTCCTTCTACACCTGCCCCATCAAGGCGCTCGTCAACGAGAAGTTCTTCGCCCTGTGCGAGGCCTTTGGCGCGGAGAACGTGGGCCTGCTCACCGGCGACGCGGCCATCAACCGCGAGGCGCCCATCATTTGCTGCACCGCGGAGATCCTCGCCAACCTCGGCCTGCGCGACGCCATGCTGCGCGCGGACTACGTGGTGATGGACGAGTTCCACTACTACGCGGACCGCGAGCGTGGCATCGCCTGGCAGATTCCCCTCATCACCCTGCCGGGCACCACCTTCCTGATGATGTCGGCCACGCTCGGCGACACGCACGTCATCGAGGAGAAGCTCCAGGAGTTCACCGGCCGTGAGGTGGTGAGCGTGCGCAGCGCGGTGCGCCCGGTGCCCCTGGACTTCGAGTACCGCGAGACGCCCCTGCACGAGACCATCCAGGACCTCATCCGCCAGAGGAAGGCGCCCATCTACTTGGTGAACTTCTCCCAGCGCGCGGCGGCCGAGCAGGCGCAGAACCTGATGAGCGTGGACTTCTCCACCAAGGAGGAGAAGGAGGCCATCCGCCTGGCGCTGCAGGAGGCGCCCTTCGACACGCCCTACGGCAAGGAGTTCCAGCGCTTCCTGCGCCACGGCATCGGCATGCACCACGCGGGCCTCCTGCCCAAGTACCGGCTGCTGGTGGAGCGGCTCGCGCAGACGGGCCTGCTCAAGGTCATCAGCGGCACGGACACGCTGGGCGTGGGGGTGAACATCCCCATCCGCACGGTGCTCTTCACCCAGCTCTTCAAGTTCAACGGCGAGAAGCTGGCCACGCTGAGCGTGCGCGACTTCCAGCAGATCGCCGGGCGCGCGGGCCGCAAGGGCTTCGACACCCAGGGCAGCGTGGTGGCCCAGGCGCCCGAGCACGTCATCGAGAACGTGAAGATCGCCCAGAAGGAGGCCAAGGGCGGCAAGCGCCTGCCGCGCAAGCCTCCGCCGCAGAAGGGCTTCGTCAACTACGACAAGAACACCTTCGAGCGGCTGCAGACGGGCCTGCCCGAGGCCCTGGAGTCGCGCTTCGAGGTGACGCACGGCTTCCTGCTCAACCTGCTCCAGAGCGAGATGGTGGGCGGCGCCGAGGGCTACCAGCGCCTGGTGCGGCTCATCGATCGCTCCCACGGCTCGGACTACATCAAGAAGCGCAACCTCAAGGAAGCGGCGGCGTGCTTCCGCACCCTGCGCAACGCGGGCCTCGTGCTCGTGCAGAAGGGGGAGGGGGGCGGCGGGGCGAGCGTGGCGGTGGCGCCGGGTCTGCAGCGCGACTTCTCGCTCAACCAGACGCTGTCGCTCTACCTGCTGGACACGCTCAACAAGCTGGACCACGAGTCGGAGACGTACGCGCTGGACGTGGTGACGCTCGCGGAGTCCATCCTGGAGAACCCCGAGGTGGTGCTCTACGCCCAGCTGCACGAGCTCAAGGGCGAGAAGATCGCCGAGATGAAGGCGCGCGGCATGGAGTACGACGAGCGCATGGCGGAGCTGGACAAGCTCGAGTGGCCCAAGCCCAACCGCGACTTCATCTACACGACCTTCAACGCCTTCGCGGACAAGCACCCGTGGGTGGGCGCGGAGAACATCCGGCCCAAGTCCATTCTGCGCGACATGTACGAGCGGTACATGACGTTCCACGACTACATCCGGGAGTACGGCCTGCAGCGCAGCGAGGGCGTGCTCATGCGCTACCTGGGGGATTGCTACAAGGCCCTCACCCAGACCATCCCCGAGCGCTACCGCAACGACGAGCTCAAGGACATCATCGAGTGGCTGCGGGCGATGATCCGCCACGTGGACCAGAGCCTGTTGGACGAGTGGGAGCGGCTGAAGAGCCCGGGCGAGGCGCTCATGCCCCGGCCCGAGGCCCCCGCCGAGCGCCGCCCGCAGGACCTCACCGACGATCCCCGGGCCTTCGCGGCGCACGTGCGCAACGAGCTGTACCGGCTGGTGCGCATGCTCGGCCTGCGCCGGTGGGCGGACGCGGTCTCGCTCCTGCGGCTGGACGCGGGCGGGGAGGCCTGGACGGCGGCGAAGCTGGAGGCGGCCATGGCTCCCTACTTCGAGGAGCACGGCAGCGTGGTGCTCACGCCCCAGGCCCGCCGGCCCGCCTACACGCTCCTCAAGGAGACGGGCCCCCGGCAGTGGGACGCCCAGCAGCGCCTGTTGGATCCCGAGGGCCATGGCGACTGGATGCTCGATTGCGCCATCGATCTGACGGAGCGCAAGGTGGACGACGGGCCCCTGCTCATCCTGCGCCGCATCGGGACGTGA
- a CDS encoding phosphoenolpyruvate carboxylase, whose amino-acid sequence MPPIRHVDLPLRQDVRLLGQLLGEVIIEQEGQAVFELEERVRRLSIERRRGPKSGRRAAASELAALLRRMPLEQAEPVLRAFSTYFRLVNLAEQNHRVRRTREHQISGQRGAQRGSLEAVMQQLRQAGVSAAKLRETLQAMRVTLTLTAHPTQAARRTVLEKTYRLARLLENRDRCQLTPREKADTHLAMREEISALWQTDELRRERPTVGDEVKNVLWYVEEVLAEQLALMPETLNWAFERAYGEPLGVIVAPVRVHSWVGGDMDGNPLVTPEVFADTLRAHRARGLRALRENIAKLGWVLTQSERHTHVSDELQASLDADARALPEVMARYGARTEGEPWRRKLRFMEGRLQAALVYVEGRRAGKTNPLPDAAYRSPQDLLRDLELLERSLNEARAGHAGVRQIRRFIALVRAVGFHLAELEVRAPAEDARSAAASLNGGPAPTEGGKRLLAVLQRMREAQAESGEGCCRTLILSMASTAEDVLAAFQCAKGVGLWDEARGCATVDVVPLFEQLGALDDGPGVLRALFTHAEYRQHLKARGVQEVMVGYSDSGKEVGLLAANAALYRAQSALTQVAHEAGVRLRLFHGRGETVARGGGPAQAAILALPPGSVAGTYKATEQGEALDHKYARPELARRTLELVLGGVLLHSLDAQPRLASEEEPAFRAAFDELAETGRRAYRALVWEDPAFVPFFQAATPIEEISALPIGSRPSKRAAGGLESLRAIPWVFSWTQNRAILPGWYGVGSALETLGSRPEGLVLLNRMYKQWPYFRTVIDNVAMVLAKSDMAIASRYAALAPESTKDLWARIRAEYSRTLRWVKRVTGEPRLLANNRQLKQSIALRNPYIDPMSFLQVELMRRKRAGEDHCDRPLLLTLSGIAGGMRNTG is encoded by the coding sequence ATGCCTCCCATTCGTCACGTGGATCTGCCGCTGCGCCAGGACGTCCGGCTCCTGGGCCAACTGCTCGGGGAAGTCATCATCGAACAGGAGGGTCAGGCCGTCTTCGAGCTGGAGGAGCGCGTGCGCCGGCTCTCCATCGAGCGGCGCCGGGGTCCCAAGTCAGGCCGCCGCGCCGCCGCCTCGGAGCTGGCCGCGCTCCTGCGCCGCATGCCCCTGGAGCAGGCCGAGCCCGTGCTGCGCGCCTTCTCCACCTACTTCCGCCTCGTCAACCTGGCCGAGCAGAACCACCGCGTGCGCCGCACCCGCGAGCATCAGATCAGCGGACAGCGCGGGGCCCAGCGCGGCTCGCTCGAGGCGGTGATGCAACAGCTGCGGCAGGCGGGCGTGAGCGCCGCGAAGCTGCGCGAGACGCTCCAGGCCATGCGCGTGACGCTCACCCTCACCGCGCACCCCACCCAGGCCGCGCGCCGCACCGTGCTGGAGAAGACGTACCGGCTCGCCCGGCTCCTGGAGAACCGCGACCGCTGCCAGCTCACGCCCCGCGAGAAGGCGGACACGCACCTGGCCATGCGCGAGGAGATCTCCGCCCTGTGGCAGACGGACGAGCTGCGCCGCGAGCGCCCCACGGTGGGCGACGAGGTGAAGAACGTCCTCTGGTACGTGGAGGAGGTGCTGGCCGAGCAGCTCGCGCTCATGCCGGAGACGCTCAACTGGGCCTTCGAGCGCGCCTATGGCGAGCCCCTGGGCGTCATCGTCGCGCCGGTGCGGGTGCACTCGTGGGTGGGCGGCGACATGGACGGCAATCCCCTGGTGACGCCCGAGGTGTTCGCGGACACGCTGCGCGCCCACCGGGCCCGGGGCCTGCGCGCCCTGCGCGAGAACATCGCCAAGCTGGGGTGGGTGCTCACCCAGTCCGAGCGCCATACCCACGTCTCCGATGAACTCCAGGCCTCGCTTGACGCGGATGCCCGCGCCCTGCCCGAGGTGATGGCGCGCTATGGTGCCCGTACCGAGGGCGAGCCCTGGCGCCGCAAGCTGCGCTTCATGGAGGGACGGCTCCAGGCCGCGCTCGTCTACGTCGAGGGCCGCCGCGCCGGGAAGACGAATCCGCTACCCGACGCCGCCTACCGCTCGCCCCAGGATCTCCTGAGGGATCTGGAGCTGCTGGAGCGCTCGCTCAACGAGGCCCGGGCGGGTCACGCGGGCGTGCGGCAGATCCGCCGCTTCATCGCGCTGGTGCGCGCCGTGGGCTTCCACCTCGCCGAGCTGGAGGTGCGCGCCCCCGCCGAGGACGCGCGCAGCGCCGCCGCGTCCCTGAATGGCGGCCCCGCGCCGACCGAGGGCGGCAAGCGGCTGCTCGCGGTGCTCCAGCGCATGCGCGAGGCCCAGGCCGAGTCGGGGGAGGGGTGTTGCCGCACGCTCATCCTCTCCATGGCCTCGACCGCCGAGGACGTGCTGGCGGCCTTCCAGTGCGCCAAGGGCGTGGGGCTCTGGGACGAGGCTCGCGGGTGCGCCACCGTGGACGTGGTGCCCTTGTTCGAACAACTCGGGGCGCTCGATGACGGCCCGGGCGTGCTGCGCGCGCTGTTCACCCACGCGGAGTACCGCCAGCACCTCAAGGCGCGCGGGGTGCAGGAGGTGATGGTGGGCTACAGCGACTCGGGCAAGGAGGTGGGGCTGCTGGCCGCCAACGCCGCGCTCTACCGGGCCCAGTCCGCGCTCACCCAGGTGGCGCACGAGGCGGGGGTGCGCCTGCGCCTGTTCCACGGCCGTGGCGAGACGGTGGCGCGTGGCGGCGGTCCCGCCCAGGCGGCCATCCTCGCGTTGCCGCCGGGCAGCGTGGCGGGCACCTACAAGGCCACCGAGCAAGGCGAGGCGTTGGATCACAAGTACGCCCGTCCCGAGCTGGCGCGGCGCACCCTGGAGCTGGTGCTCGGCGGGGTATTGCTGCACTCGCTCGATGCCCAGCCGCGGCTGGCGTCCGAGGAGGAGCCCGCGTTCCGTGCCGCCTTCGACGAGCTGGCGGAGACGGGCCGCCGCGCCTACCGGGCGCTCGTCTGGGAGGATCCAGCCTTCGTGCCCTTCTTCCAGGCGGCCACGCCCATCGAGGAGATCTCCGCCCTGCCCATCGGCTCGCGCCCGAGCAAGCGTGCCGCGGGCGGCCTCGAGTCCCTGCGCGCCATCCCCTGGGTGTTCTCCTGGACGCAGAATCGCGCGATCCTCCCGGGTTGGTACGGGGTGGGCTCGGCGCTGGAGACGCTGGGCTCGCGGCCCGAGGGGCTGGTGCTGCTCAACCGCATGTACAAGCAGTGGCCCTACTTCCGCACCGTCATCGACAACGTGGCCATGGTGCTCGCCAAGTCGGACATGGCCATCGCCTCGCGCTACGCGGCCCTGGCCCCCGAGTCCACGAAGGACCTGTGGGCGCGCATCCGCGCCGAGTACTCGCGCACCCTGCGGTGGGTGAAGCGCGTGACGGGAGAGCCGCGCCTGCTCGCCAACAACCGGCAGCTCAAGCAGAGCATCGCCCTGCGCAACCCCTACATCGATCCCATGTCCTTCCTCCAGGTGGAGCTCATGCGGCGCAAGCGCGCGGGAGAGGACCACTGCGACCGGCCGCTGCTGCTCACGCTCAGCGGCATCGCCGGGGGCATGCGCAACACCGGGTGA